A genomic window from Streptomyces sp. 846.5 includes:
- a CDS encoding organic hydroperoxide resistance protein, with protein MSTLYTTEALSTGDGRNGEVRTADGVLDELLAVPKEMGGPGGDRTNPEQLFAAGYAACFHNGMRLIAGQQKLKLGESTVRSTVSLVTLDNGGFSLEVALSAHLPGLDQATADQLVQTTHQVCPYSNATRGNIPVTLEATV; from the coding sequence ATGTCCACGCTCTACACCACCGAAGCCCTCTCGACCGGCGACGGCCGCAACGGAGAGGTCCGCACCGCCGACGGCGTACTCGACGAACTCCTCGCCGTCCCCAAGGAGATGGGCGGCCCCGGCGGCGACCGCACCAACCCCGAACAGCTCTTCGCCGCCGGCTACGCCGCCTGCTTCCACAACGGCATGCGCCTGATAGCGGGTCAGCAGAAGCTGAAACTGGGCGAGTCGACCGTCCGGTCCACGGTAAGCCTGGTCACCCTGGACAACGGAGGCTTCTCCCTCGAAGTCGCCCTCTCCGCCCACCTGCCCGGCCTCGACCAGGCCACGGCCGACCAGTTGGTGCAGACCACGCACCAGGTGTGCCCGTACTCCAACGCCACCCGGGGAAACATCCCGGTCACGCTAGAGGCAACCGTCTGA